A stretch of DNA from Thermodesulfobacteriota bacterium:
TTATATTCCTCGCCCTCGATGAGCACTTCGGCAGTGCCTTGAACAATAATGTAATAAAGTTCAGTCCAGTCGTCAGAATATTTATCAACAATGAAAGAAACTCTAGGGTTATTCTCTATATTTCTTAGTCTTTTGAGTTTTTTTATTTCTTTTGTTTTAGGTTTAGCGTCTATTGGTGAATATATAAATTCCCCTTTATAAACAAAACATATTGGCACTGTAAGAGGTATTCCTGCCTCATCAACACTTGCCAATCTGGCAATATTATGAGAATTAATAATTTCTGTATAATTTATTGTGGATGAACTAATTTTCGTTAGCTCCTGTATATATCTTGAATTATGATCTATGTCTTTTATA
This window harbors:
- a CDS encoding TIGR03668 family PPOX class F420-dependent oxidoreductase; translation: MIKDIDHNSRYIQELTKISSSTINYTEIINSHNIARLASVDEAGIPLTVPICFVYKGEFIYSPIDAKPKTKEIKKLKRLRNIENNPRVSFIVDKYSDDWTELYYIIVQGTAEVLIEGEEYNNSIKALCGKYEQYSKMGLMQLGLPVIKITPNKIISWGN